A region from the Pseudonocardia petroleophila genome encodes:
- a CDS encoding GMC family oxidoreductase → MGTFWRGVLKGSVGPRDNDSRFLLDVHDRDLPGEATMRRYADDDEVDLVIVGAGAGGSVLAQRLARKGWRIVVLEAGPFWHPDSDWVSDEAGSHSLYWTQERVIGGADPVELGKNNSGRGVGGSMVHYAGYTPRFHPSDFTTFTDDGVGADWPIGYADLLPHYEQVELELPVAGQDWPWGHPHRYPFSPHPVTGAAALLREGAQRAGVDMRVGPVGIVNGTFGNRPHCIYRGYCLQGCKVNAKASPYVTHLPDALAHAVEIRADAMALRVEIDDDTGRARGVVYADGDARRLQRARAVAVAGYSIETPRLLLASTSRRHPHGLGNNADQVGRYVMVQGATQSAGRFPDELRMYKGPPPEISSEQFYETHPGRGFARGFSVQTVSPLPIGWAEHVLADGHWGRALREYMRDYNHWATIGVLNELLAHPDNRVTLADDVDRYGQPVARMDYSLSDNDRANMAYSTDVIGGILEAAGAQDVLTIQRFAHLIGGARMGRSPEESVVDADHRIWDVPNVFVADGSVCPTQGAANPALTIMALASRLAERLGGR, encoded by the coding sequence ATGGGCACCTTCTGGCGCGGTGTGCTCAAGGGCTCGGTCGGCCCGCGGGACAACGACTCGAGGTTCCTGCTCGACGTGCACGATCGCGACCTGCCCGGCGAGGCCACGATGCGTCGCTACGCCGACGACGACGAGGTCGACCTGGTGATCGTCGGCGCCGGCGCGGGCGGGTCGGTGCTGGCCCAGCGCCTCGCCCGCAAGGGCTGGCGGATCGTGGTGCTGGAAGCGGGCCCGTTCTGGCATCCCGACTCCGACTGGGTGTCCGACGAGGCCGGCAGCCACTCCCTGTACTGGACCCAGGAGCGGGTGATCGGCGGCGCCGACCCGGTGGAGCTGGGCAAGAACAACTCCGGGCGCGGCGTGGGCGGGTCGATGGTGCACTACGCCGGGTACACGCCCCGGTTCCACCCGAGCGATTTCACCACGTTCACCGACGACGGCGTGGGCGCCGACTGGCCGATCGGCTACGCCGACCTGCTGCCGCACTACGAGCAGGTGGAGCTGGAGCTGCCGGTGGCCGGGCAGGACTGGCCGTGGGGGCACCCGCACCGCTACCCGTTCTCCCCGCACCCGGTCACCGGCGCGGCGGCGCTGCTGCGTGAGGGCGCGCAGCGCGCCGGCGTGGACATGCGGGTCGGGCCGGTCGGGATCGTCAACGGCACGTTCGGCAACCGCCCGCACTGCATCTACCGCGGCTACTGCCTGCAGGGCTGCAAGGTCAACGCGAAGGCCAGCCCGTACGTCACGCACCTGCCCGACGCGCTCGCGCACGCCGTGGAGATCCGCGCGGACGCGATGGCGCTGCGCGTCGAGATCGACGACGACACGGGCCGGGCCCGCGGCGTGGTCTACGCCGACGGCGACGCGCGGCGGCTGCAGCGCGCCCGGGCCGTCGCCGTCGCCGGGTACTCGATCGAGACCCCGCGACTGCTGCTGGCCTCCACGAGCCGGCGGCACCCGCACGGGCTGGGCAACAACGCCGACCAGGTGGGCCGCTACGTGATGGTGCAGGGCGCCACCCAGAGCGCGGGCCGGTTCCCCGACGAGCTGCGCATGTACAAGGGGCCGCCGCCGGAGATCTCCTCCGAGCAATTCTACGAGACCCACCCGGGCCGCGGGTTCGCCCGCGGGTTCTCGGTGCAGACCGTCTCGCCGCTGCCGATCGGCTGGGCCGAGCACGTGCTGGCCGACGGGCACTGGGGCCGCGCGCTGCGCGAGTACATGCGCGACTACAACCACTGGGCCACGATCGGCGTGCTCAACGAGCTGCTCGCCCACCCGGACAACCGGGTCACCCTGGCCGACGACGTCGACCGCTACGGCCAGCCGGTGGCCCGCATGGACTACTCGCTCTCCGACAACGACCGCGCCAACATGGCGTACTCCACCGACGTCATCGGCGGGATCCTGGAGGCCGCGGGCGCCCAGGACGTCCTGACCATCCAGCGCTTCGCGCACCTCATCGGCGGCGCGCGGATGGGGCGCTCGCCCGAGGAGAGCGTGGTGGACGCCGACCACCGCATCTGGGACGTGCCCAACGTCTTCGTGGCCGACGGCTCGGTGTGCCCCACCCAGGGCGCCGCCAACCCGGCGTTGACGATCATGGCGCTGGCCTCGCGGCTCGCGGAGCGGTTGGGGGGACGATGA
- a CDS encoding glycoside hydrolase family 15 protein produces MSGDLMGSPPHVLREYALLADGERGALIGPRGDIAWLCAPRWDSDAVFSSLVGGGGSYAVTPAGRFVWGGYYEPGTLIWRSRWVTDTGIVECREALAFPGDRHRTVVLRRIVAVAGDARVEVVCAPAARFGREPLREPRRGDGGCWEARSGELRMRWTGAPDARVDGDRLLLTCDLPEGGHRDLVLEIADTPLGGVPPDPDLAWAGTEAAWAGAVPPLDASIAPRDARHAYAVLRGLTGSGGGMVAAATMGLPERAAQGRDYDYRYVWIRDQCYAGQAVAVDGPHPLLDDAVRFVAERVLADGPELKPAYTVTGGAVPDQRPLDLPGYPGGRDVLGNHVNAQFQLDAFGEALLLFAAAARHDRLDTEHRQALRATVAAIETRWGDPDAGIWELDDRRWAHSRLTCVAGLRAIAGAGAAPGDAARWSALADAILADTADCVHPSGRWQRAPDDPRVDAALLLPAIRGALPAADARSVATVAAVQEELAEEGYVYRFRQDARPLGEAEGAFGLCGFLMALAAHQQGDPVAAATWFERNRAACGPPGLFSEEYDVAQRQLRGNLPQAFVHALMLESSLRLASDR; encoded by the coding sequence ATGAGTGGCGATCTGATGGGCAGCCCACCTCACGTCCTGCGCGAGTACGCGCTGCTGGCAGACGGGGAGCGCGGCGCCCTGATCGGCCCCCGCGGCGACATCGCCTGGCTGTGCGCCCCGCGGTGGGACTCCGACGCGGTGTTCTCCTCGCTGGTCGGCGGCGGCGGCTCATACGCGGTGACCCCGGCCGGCCGGTTCGTCTGGGGCGGGTACTACGAGCCGGGCACCCTCATCTGGCGCTCCCGCTGGGTCACCGACACCGGCATCGTGGAGTGCCGTGAGGCGCTGGCGTTCCCCGGCGACCGGCACCGGACGGTCGTGCTGCGCCGCATCGTGGCGGTGGCGGGGGACGCCCGGGTCGAGGTGGTCTGCGCGCCCGCGGCCCGGTTCGGCCGCGAGCCCCTGCGCGAGCCGCGTCGCGGCGACGGCGGGTGCTGGGAGGCCCGGTCCGGTGAGCTGCGGATGCGCTGGACCGGGGCGCCCGATGCCCGCGTCGACGGCGATCGGCTCCTCCTGACCTGCGACCTGCCCGAAGGCGGGCACCGTGACCTGGTTCTGGAGATCGCCGACACCCCACTGGGCGGCGTGCCGCCGGACCCGGACCTCGCCTGGGCGGGCACCGAGGCCGCGTGGGCCGGCGCGGTGCCGCCGCTGGACGCCAGCATCGCCCCGCGCGACGCCCGGCACGCCTACGCGGTGCTGCGCGGGCTCACCGGCTCCGGCGGCGGCATGGTCGCCGCGGCCACGATGGGGCTGCCCGAGCGCGCCGCGCAGGGCCGCGACTACGACTACCGCTACGTCTGGATCCGCGACCAGTGCTACGCGGGCCAGGCCGTCGCCGTCGACGGGCCGCACCCGCTGCTCGACGACGCCGTCCGGTTCGTCGCCGAGCGGGTCCTCGCCGACGGGCCCGAGCTGAAGCCGGCCTACACCGTCACCGGCGGCGCCGTCCCCGACCAGCGCCCTCTCGACCTGCCCGGCTACCCCGGCGGGCGCGACGTGCTCGGCAACCACGTGAACGCGCAGTTCCAGCTCGACGCGTTCGGCGAGGCCCTGCTGCTGTTCGCCGCCGCGGCCCGCCACGACCGCCTCGACACCGAGCACCGTCAGGCGCTGCGAGCCACCGTCGCCGCGATCGAGACCCGCTGGGGCGACCCGGACGCCGGCATCTGGGAGCTCGACGACCGGCGCTGGGCCCACTCCCGGCTGACCTGCGTCGCGGGGCTGCGCGCGATCGCGGGCGCGGGCGCCGCGCCGGGCGACGCCGCCCGCTGGAGCGCACTGGCCGACGCGATCCTGGCCGACACGGCCGACTGCGTGCACCCCTCAGGGCGGTGGCAGCGCGCGCCCGACGACCCCCGGGTCGACGCCGCGCTGCTGCTGCCCGCGATCCGCGGCGCCCTGCCCGCCGCCGACGCCCGCTCCGTGGCGACCGTGGCCGCCGTGCAGGAAGAGTTGGCCGAGGAGGGCTACGTCTACCGGTTCCGGCAGGACGCCCGCCCGCTCGGCGAGGCCGAGGGCGCGTTCGGGCTGTGCGGTTTCCTCATGGCGTTGGCCGCGCACCAGCAGGGCGACCCCGTCGCCGCCGCCACCTGGTTCGAGCGCAACCGGGCGGCGTGCGGGCCGCCGGGCCTGTTCAGCGAGGAGTACGACGTGGCCCAGCGCCAGCTGCGCGGCAACCTCCCGCAGGCGTTCGTGCACGCCCTGATGCTGGAGAGCTCGCTGCGGCTGGCGTCGGACCGATGA
- a CDS encoding cation:proton antiporter: MVLVLTFGVVLLTTVALSGLAARSVLSTALVFLVAGALVGPGFLGLIEVSPSGTLVRTLADLALFTVLFVDGGRLSVARLRSGWRLSGRALGLGMPLALVLVALATHLLVGLDWTTSLLVGAILAPTDPVFASAIVSRSEVPARLRTLLGIESGVNDGLALPAVLVLIALGTGADAGFGPIALELVLGIVLGVVLPLAVTALFRLPLLGAEPRLQPLGPLAVAIVLYGLCSLTHANAYLAAFAAGITLATVAPQPVEAFAEFGELVSELTKFAAVLVFGALLTPAFFGGLGAGEWAVALLSLLVVRPASMLVSLWRADLPRRERVAAAWFGPKGFASVVYGLLAVQSGIPNASTVFEVVALTIAVSMVAHSTTDVPVSRAFDVEEIAGLPDDDVPDRR, translated from the coding sequence ATGGTCCTCGTACTGACCTTCGGCGTGGTGCTGCTGACGACGGTGGCCCTGTCCGGGCTGGCGGCGCGTTCGGTGCTGTCCACGGCGCTGGTGTTCCTGGTGGCCGGGGCGCTGGTGGGGCCCGGTTTCCTGGGCCTCATCGAGGTCTCCCCGAGCGGGACGCTGGTGCGCACGCTCGCCGACCTGGCGCTGTTCACCGTGCTGTTCGTCGACGGCGGGCGGCTGTCGGTGGCGCGGCTGCGCAGCGGGTGGCGGCTCTCGGGCCGGGCGCTCGGGCTCGGCATGCCGCTGGCCCTGGTCCTCGTCGCGCTGGCGACGCACCTGCTGGTCGGCCTGGACTGGACCACCTCGCTGCTGGTGGGGGCGATCCTCGCGCCCACCGACCCGGTGTTCGCCTCGGCGATCGTGAGCCGCAGCGAGGTGCCGGCGCGGCTGCGCACGCTGCTGGGCATCGAGTCCGGCGTCAACGACGGGCTGGCGCTGCCCGCTGTGCTGGTGCTCATCGCGCTGGGTACCGGCGCGGACGCCGGGTTCGGCCCGATCGCCCTGGAGCTGGTGCTGGGCATCGTGCTCGGGGTGGTGCTGCCGCTCGCCGTCACCGCGCTGTTCCGGCTGCCCCTGCTCGGCGCCGAGCCCCGGCTGCAGCCGCTGGGCCCGCTCGCGGTGGCGATCGTGCTGTACGGGCTGTGCAGCCTCACCCACGCCAACGCCTACCTCGCGGCGTTCGCCGCGGGCATCACCCTGGCCACCGTCGCCCCGCAGCCGGTGGAGGCGTTCGCCGAGTTCGGCGAGCTGGTCTCCGAGCTCACCAAGTTCGCCGCGGTGCTGGTCTTCGGTGCGCTGCTCACCCCCGCGTTCTTCGGCGGGCTCGGCGCCGGGGAGTGGGCCGTGGCCCTGCTCTCGCTGCTGGTCGTCCGGCCGGCGTCGATGCTGGTGTCGCTGTGGCGGGCCGACCTGCCCCGCCGGGAGCGCGTCGCGGCCGCGTGGTTCGGGCCCAAGGGGTTCGCCTCGGTCGTCTACGGCCTGCTCGCCGTGCAGTCGGGCATCCCGAACGCGTCGACGGTGTTCGAGGTGGTGGCGCTGACGATCGCGGTGTCGATGGTCGCCCACAGCACGACCGACGTCCCGGTGTCCCGGGCCTTCGACGTCGAGGAGATCGCCGGGCTGCCCGACGACGACGTGCCGGACCGGCGCTGA
- a CDS encoding molybdopterin-dependent oxidoreductase produces the protein MTPFYPLWVAILHFLNLFFLLLLARSGLEVLSAFPKLYWHDGCPPGREWARFSKKTFGADSRRTWTSLDEEESWNPVVALPGRKNLGLGRHWHFLTVQFWILTGLVYVVLVFATGYWRYLVPTSWSIVPDSIRAVGEYLQFRLPKKIPGQPFEPAQKLAYFLVVFVLAPFQIATGAAMSPSLLARFPWYGRLFGGKQGARSLHFLGLCAFGAFTVVHVFLVVVHGLPEGFTKIVLGTPGSNHALAVGLGITGLVGIVVFHVVVTWFSLRYRRRTQRLLGVVVDPFERAVSRSFRSRQRFRRRDISAYHRINGYPPTGPEYERAAADGFADYRLVVGGLVERPVSLSLDELREMEQAGQVVKHHCIQGWTAVAEWSGVPLRAVVERVGVAPEAKFVVFHAMDDKGLTEGEGRYGFFYESLPLHLAAHAQTILALDMNGGPLPVEHGAPVRLRVETQLGYKMVKWITAIEFVDDPGDIGLGMGGWREDQMYYANAAGI, from the coding sequence ATGACGCCGTTCTACCCGCTGTGGGTCGCGATCCTGCACTTCCTCAACCTGTTCTTCCTGCTGCTGCTGGCCCGCTCGGGGCTGGAGGTGCTCTCGGCGTTCCCGAAGCTGTACTGGCACGACGGCTGCCCGCCCGGCCGCGAGTGGGCCCGGTTCTCGAAGAAGACCTTCGGCGCCGACTCCCGGCGCACCTGGACCTCGCTCGACGAGGAGGAGTCCTGGAACCCGGTGGTCGCGCTGCCGGGCCGCAAGAACCTCGGCCTGGGCCGGCACTGGCACTTCCTCACCGTGCAGTTCTGGATCCTCACCGGCCTGGTCTACGTGGTGCTGGTGTTCGCCACCGGCTACTGGCGCTACCTGGTGCCCACGAGCTGGTCGATCGTGCCGGACTCGATCCGGGCGGTGGGGGAGTACCTGCAGTTCCGGCTGCCGAAGAAGATCCCCGGGCAGCCCTTCGAGCCGGCCCAGAAGCTCGCCTACTTCCTGGTGGTCTTCGTGCTGGCGCCGTTCCAGATCGCCACCGGGGCCGCGATGTCGCCGTCACTGCTGGCCCGCTTCCCCTGGTACGGGCGGTTGTTCGGCGGCAAGCAGGGCGCCCGCAGCCTGCACTTCCTGGGCCTGTGCGCGTTCGGCGCGTTCACCGTGGTGCACGTGTTCCTGGTGGTCGTGCACGGCCTGCCCGAGGGGTTCACGAAGATCGTGCTGGGCACGCCCGGCTCGAACCACGCGCTCGCCGTCGGCCTCGGGATCACCGGGCTCGTCGGCATCGTGGTCTTCCACGTGGTGGTCACCTGGTTCTCGCTGCGCTACCGGCGGCGGACCCAGCGGCTGCTCGGCGTCGTCGTCGACCCGTTCGAGCGGGCGGTGTCCCGGTCGTTCCGGTCGCGGCAGCGCTTCCGGCGCCGCGACATCTCGGCCTATCACCGGATCAACGGCTACCCGCCGACCGGCCCGGAGTACGAGCGCGCCGCCGCGGACGGGTTCGCCGACTACCGGCTGGTCGTCGGCGGGCTCGTCGAGCGGCCGGTGTCGCTGTCGCTCGACGAGCTGCGCGAGATGGAGCAGGCCGGCCAGGTCGTGAAGCACCACTGCATCCAGGGCTGGACCGCGGTAGCCGAGTGGAGCGGGGTCCCGCTGCGCGCGGTGGTCGAGCGGGTCGGGGTGGCGCCCGAGGCGAAGTTCGTCGTGTTCCACGCCATGGACGACAAGGGGCTCACCGAGGGGGAGGGCCGCTACGGGTTCTTCTACGAGTCGCTGCCCCTGCACCTGGCCGCGCACGCCCAGACGATCCTCGCCCTGGACATGAACGGTGGCCCGCTGCCGGTGGAGCACGGGGCCCCGGTGCGGCTGCGGGTGGAGACCCAGCTGGGCTACAAGATGGTCAAGTGGATCACCGCGATCGAGTTCGTCGACGACCCGGGTGACATCGGCCTGGGCATGGGCGGCTGGCGCGAGGACCAGATGTACTACGCGAACGCGGCGGGGATCTGA
- a CDS encoding MFS transporter, giving the protein MAEQTIETGVIHTRVPARLDRLPWSRFHWRVLIGLGTVWVLDGLEVTMVGSVAARLTEPDSGLNLTAGQVGLAGAIYIVGACAGALFFGHLTDRFGRKKLFMLTLGVYIVATVATAFSFSAWFFFLARFVTGAGIGGEYAAINSAIDELIPARVRGRVDLLINGTYWLGSAAGAAFALLFLSRAIFPADLGWRLAFGVGAVLGLTIFLVRRHVPESPRWLFIHGREEEAERIVGGIESDVEYETGESLDEPGETLTVRQRTTIPFRTIGHTAFTLYPKRAVLGLALFIGQAFIYNGITFNLGTLFTTFYGVAASFVPVFVIIYAVGNLLGPLTLGRLFDTVGRKPMIAGTYLGSAAATLPLAAVFLFHIGNEWLLIALIVVTFFLASAGASAAYLTVSEIFPMETRALAIAFFYAIGTGVGGIAGPLLFGQLIGSEQRGLVTLAFLIGAAVMAVGGITELLFGVQAEGASLESIAQPLTAEQGTDGGNGTQAGPDHRRTAQHCREEAERARARAAEHRAEVHEREAAGSADQARVARTLAEIDELRADELDEQAATHDQLAAARDGSGAGALERAQAAEQRARMLAERIAALAAEGDADARRHLARAAAAEERAMAREQRAFAAQLLAETDGPDRRVAAARAEVHEVWARLHEERAGTHEARGVGDDAGRARHEAAATELERRGAAAEERVQAAEHRAAADELAPDPGGAAGDGEAAAGEPADGEGDAADGDAAEGDAAEGDAADGDAADGGAAEGGAAEGGAGDERAARNREAAEREDRIRARLARREGRDGVRRLRLGPSPTLGAARIGGQPPSVRAEHEALDREVDVLARALAEHGPADRKELARIVGARYWGPGRFGSALGTAVEEGRVRRLTRRSYGPPDSSSS; this is encoded by the coding sequence ATGGCAGAACAGACGATCGAGACGGGCGTCATCCACACCCGCGTGCCCGCGCGGCTGGACCGGCTGCCGTGGAGCCGGTTCCACTGGCGGGTCCTGATCGGGCTCGGCACGGTCTGGGTCCTCGACGGGCTCGAGGTGACGATGGTGGGCTCGGTGGCCGCCCGGCTCACCGAACCCGACAGCGGGCTGAACCTCACGGCGGGCCAGGTCGGGCTCGCCGGGGCGATCTACATCGTCGGCGCCTGCGCCGGCGCGCTGTTCTTCGGGCACCTGACCGACCGGTTCGGCCGCAAGAAGCTGTTCATGCTGACGCTGGGCGTGTACATCGTGGCCACCGTGGCCACGGCGTTCTCGTTCTCGGCGTGGTTCTTCTTCCTGGCCCGGTTCGTCACCGGTGCGGGGATCGGGGGGGAGTACGCGGCGATCAACTCCGCGATCGACGAGCTGATCCCGGCCCGGGTCCGCGGCCGGGTGGACCTGCTGATCAACGGCACCTACTGGCTGGGCTCGGCGGCCGGGGCGGCGTTCGCGCTGCTGTTCCTCAGCCGGGCGATCTTCCCCGCCGACCTGGGGTGGCGGCTGGCCTTCGGGGTCGGCGCCGTGCTGGGCCTGACGATCTTCCTGGTGCGCAGGCACGTGCCGGAGAGCCCGCGGTGGCTGTTCATCCACGGCCGCGAGGAGGAGGCCGAGCGCATCGTCGGCGGTATCGAGAGCGACGTCGAGTACGAGACCGGCGAGTCGCTCGACGAGCCGGGGGAGACCCTCACCGTGCGGCAGCGCACCACCATCCCCTTCCGCACGATCGGGCATACCGCGTTCACGCTCTACCCGAAGCGGGCGGTGCTGGGCCTCGCGCTGTTCATCGGGCAGGCGTTCATCTACAACGGGATCACGTTCAACCTCGGCACGCTGTTCACGACGTTCTATGGGGTGGCGGCGAGCTTCGTGCCCGTCTTCGTGATCATCTACGCGGTGGGCAACCTGCTGGGGCCGCTGACGCTGGGTCGGCTGTTCGACACCGTCGGGCGCAAACCGATGATCGCCGGGACCTACCTCGGCTCGGCGGCGGCCACGCTGCCCCTGGCCGCGGTGTTCCTGTTCCACATCGGCAACGAGTGGCTGCTCATCGCCTTGATCGTGGTCACGTTCTTCCTGGCCTCGGCCGGGGCCAGCGCGGCGTACCTGACGGTCAGCGAGATCTTCCCGATGGAGACCCGGGCGCTGGCCATCGCGTTCTTCTACGCGATCGGCACCGGGGTCGGCGGCATCGCGGGTCCGTTGCTGTTCGGGCAGCTGATCGGGTCCGAGCAACGCGGGCTGGTCACGCTGGCGTTCCTGATCGGCGCGGCGGTGATGGCGGTCGGCGGGATCACCGAGCTGCTGTTCGGGGTGCAGGCCGAGGGCGCCAGCCTGGAGTCGATCGCCCAGCCGCTCACCGCGGAGCAGGGCACCGACGGCGGCAACGGGACGCAGGCGGGCCCCGACCATCGCCGGACCGCGCAGCACTGCCGGGAGGAGGCGGAGCGGGCCAGGGCGCGGGCCGCCGAGCACCGGGCCGAGGTGCACGAGCGGGAGGCCGCCGGCTCTGCCGACCAGGCCCGCGTCGCCCGCACCCTCGCCGAGATCGACGAGCTGCGCGCCGACGAGCTCGACGAGCAGGCCGCGACTCACGACCAGCTGGCCGCCGCCCGGGACGGATCAGGCGCGGGCGCCCTCGAGCGGGCCCAGGCGGCCGAGCAGCGGGCCCGGATGCTCGCCGAGCGCATCGCGGCCCTCGCCGCCGAGGGTGACGCCGACGCCCGCCGGCACCTGGCCCGGGCCGCCGCCGCCGAGGAGCGGGCCATGGCCCGCGAGCAGCGGGCCTTCGCCGCACAGCTGCTCGCCGAGACCGACGGGCCGGACCGGCGCGTCGCCGCCGCGCGCGCGGAGGTGCACGAGGTCTGGGCGCGGCTGCACGAGGAACGGGCCGGCACGCACGAGGCACGGGGTGTGGGCGACGACGCCGGCCGCGCCCGGCACGAGGCCGCGGCCACCGAGCTGGAGCGGCGCGGGGCCGCGGCCGAGGAGCGGGTCCAGGCGGCCGAGCACCGCGCCGCGGCCGACGAGCTCGCACCCGACCCAGGTGGGGCGGCGGGCGACGGGGAAGCCGCCGCCGGGGAGCCGGCCGACGGTGAGGGGGACGCCGCTGACGGGGACGCCGCTGAGGGGGACGCCGCTGAGGGGGACGCCGCTGACGGGGACGCCGCTGACGGGGGCGCCGCGGAGGGGGGCGCCGCGGAGGGGGGCGCCGGTGACGAGCGGGCCGCGCGGAACCGGGAGGCCGCCGAGCGCGAGGATCGGATCCGGGCCCGGTTGGCCCGGCGGGAGGGCCGCGACGGGGTGCGCCGCCTGCGGCTCGGCCCCAGCCCCACGCTGGGCGCGGCACGGATCGGCGGGCAGCCGCCCTCAGTACGCGCCGAGCACGAGGCGCTGGACCGCGAGGTCGACGTGCTGGCACGCGCGTTGGCCGAGCACGGCCCCGCCGACCGAAAGGAGCTGGCCCGGATCGTCGGCGCCCGCTACTGGGGCCCCGGCCGGTTCGGCTCGGCGCTGGGCACCGCGGTCGAGGAGGGACGGGTCAGGCGGCTCACCCGCCGCAGCTACGGGCCCCCGGACTCCTCCTCCTCCTGA
- a CDS encoding gluconate 2-dehydrogenase subunit 3 family protein, giving the protein MRSPDHLPKLRPGQRPPPPSWLPRQRRGTTPQMIGRYPDFDVLDAVDTWDDATRHVVLARLEPPGPLRFFTRDEEPALRAFCDTVLAQDAEPRVPVAEMVDAKFADGRLDGYRHADMPRDDETWRRVLAGLDHTARSAYRAPFAETTEERREHVVAELAAGRLVGGPWDGLDVPRAWSVVMRAALAAFYSHPWAWNEIGFGGPAYPRGFLRLGGPGQAGAAGREPFERPGALDVDPVREGA; this is encoded by the coding sequence GTGAGGAGCCCGGACCACCTGCCGAAGCTGCGCCCCGGGCAGCGTCCCCCGCCGCCGAGCTGGCTGCCCCGCCAGCGCCGAGGCACCACCCCGCAGATGATCGGCCGCTACCCCGACTTCGACGTGCTCGACGCCGTCGACACCTGGGACGACGCCACCCGCCACGTCGTGCTCGCCCGCCTGGAGCCGCCCGGCCCGCTGCGCTTCTTCACCCGGGACGAGGAGCCCGCACTGCGCGCGTTCTGCGACACGGTCCTCGCCCAGGACGCCGAGCCGCGCGTCCCGGTCGCCGAGATGGTGGACGCCAAGTTCGCCGACGGGCGCCTGGACGGCTACCGGCACGCCGACATGCCCCGCGACGACGAGACGTGGCGCCGCGTGCTGGCCGGGCTCGACCACACCGCCCGCTCGGCCTACCGCGCCCCGTTCGCCGAGACCACCGAGGAGCGGCGCGAGCACGTCGTCGCCGAGCTGGCCGCGGGGCGGTTGGTCGGTGGCCCCTGGGACGGGCTGGACGTGCCGCGCGCCTGGTCGGTCGTCATGCGCGCGGCGCTGGCCGCGTTCTACTCCCACCCCTGGGCGTGGAACGAGATCGGGTTCGGCGGCCCGGCCTACCCGCGCGGCTTCCTGCGCCTGGGCGGGCCGGGGCAGGCGGGCGCGGCCGGCCGGGAGCCGTTCGAGAGACCGGGCGCGCTCGACGTCGACCCGGTACGCGAGGGCGCCTGA